A window of the Hordeum vulgare subsp. vulgare chromosome 5H, MorexV3_pseudomolecules_assembly, whole genome shotgun sequence genome harbors these coding sequences:
- the LOC123452422 gene encoding polygalacturonase inhibitor 1-like, with amino-acid sequence MAADLPSSSWHALLCLVLFSAVAVSSSAMDCDGDDRAALLRVKAQLGDPVQLSSWLPATNCCAWEPPAVFCSAAGRVTWLALSSLDGVRAPVPPALGELPELVILQVQSVRGLSGPIPPSFGNLTRLEDLNIAGTSISGPVPDFLAGLTSLRTLVISNGKLTGPIPGCLGSLPDLRYLDLSGNMLTGGIPPGLLHGSFRFLILANNQLTGEIPSDCGDDDVDTLNLSHNRLVGDPSPFLFGVTKPVAKVDLSWNELEFDMTGVSFPHHLTFLDLSHNRINGSVAKSLMDVKLEHFDVSYNGLCGEIPAGRFMSAHGAESYDQNRCLCGTPLPPCTTGMLGR; translated from the coding sequence ATGGCGGCTGATCTGCCATCCTCCTCGTGGCATGCTCTGCTGTGCCTTGTGCTGTTCTCGGCCGTCGCCGTGTCGTCGTCCGCGATGGACTGCGACGGCGACGACCGCGCCGCGCTGCTGAGGGTCAAGGCGCAGCTCGGCGACCCCGTGCAGCTCTCGTCCTGGCTCCCTGCCACCAACTGCTGCGCCTGGGAGCCGCCCGCCGTCTTCTGCTCCGCGGCCGGCCGAGTCACGTGGCTGGCGCTCTCCTCCCTCGACGGCGTCCGCGCGCCCGTGCCGCCGGCGCTGGGCGAGCTGCCGGAGCTCGTCATCCTCCAGGTCCAGTCCGTCCGCGGCCTGTCCGGCCCCATCCCGCCCTCCTTCGGCAACCTCACCCGCCTCGAGGACCTCAACATCGCCGGCACCTCCATCTCCGGCCCGGTGCCGGACTTCCTCGCTGGGCTGACGAGCCTCCGCACCCTCGTCATCTCCAACGGCAAGCTCACCGGCCCCATCCCGGGGTGCCTGGGCAGCCTCCCCGACCTCAGGTACCTGGACCTCAGCGGCAACATGCTCACCGGCGGCATCCCGCCGGGGTTGCTGCACGGGAGCTTCAGGTTCCTCATCCTGGCCAACAACCAGCTCACTGGCGAGATACCGAGCGACTgcggcgacgacgacgtcgacaccCTCAACCTCTCCCACAACAGACTCGTCGGCGATCCGTCGCCGTTCCTGTTCGGCGTCACGAAGCCCGTCGCCAAGGTAGACCTGTCGTGGAACGAGCTCGAGTTCGACATGACCGGCGTCAGTTTCCCGCACCACCTCACGTTCCTGGACCTCAGCCATAACCGGATCAACGGGAGCGTGGCCAAGTCGCTGATGGACGTGAAGCTGGAGCACTTCGACGTCAGCTACAACGGCCTCTGCGGCGAGATCCCGGCGgggaggttcatgtcggcgcacgGGGCGGAGAGCTACGATCAG